The nucleotide window TGACGCTCACGGCTGGCGCGCCGATCGCCGCGGCGCTCGCCGGCGGCCGGCTGGCCGTCGCGGATCCCGACACCGTGCCGGCCGGAAGATACGCTCGCGCGGCGCTGACGCGCCTGGGCGTGTGGCAGGACGTAGCCGATCGGCTCGCGCCGGCCGACAACGTGCGCGCGGCGCTGCTCTTCGTCGCCCGCGGCGAAGCGCCGCTCGGCATCGTGTACCGTACCGACGCGATCGCCGAACCGCGCGTCGCGATCGTCGACGTCTTCCCGGCCGGCACCCACCCGCCCATCGTCTACCCGGCCGCCCTCACCGTGACCGCATCGCCCCACAGCGCCCGCGTCCTCGACTACCTCCACTCCGCCGACGCCATCGCCGTCTTCCTTCGCCACGGCTTCACGATCGTCGATCCCGAGCACCAAGGTACGCGGACCGAATAGGGCTTGCGGTTTACGACTTGGGCTCAGGACCCGGGACCCAGGACCCGGGACCCAGGACCCAGGACCGGGAGACCCAGGACCCTGCGAACCCGGGACCCGGGACTCGGGACCCCGGACCGGCCCTCCTGCGCTATCCTCTCTCCCCATGCGTCGCCTTCTGACGGTTCTGATCCCGCTGCTCGCCGTCGTGAGCTGCGGCGGCACCGGGTCACCGGCCTCGTCGCGTCCGGTGATCGGGGCCACGCTCCTCACCGGCACGCACGCGTTCTACAAGGATCTCGAGGCCGGGATGCGCGAGGCCGCCGCCGCGAAGGGGTTCGATCTCACGGTCGTCGCGTGCGAGATGGATCCGGCGAAGCAGGCGTCGCAGATCGAGGACCTCGTCGCGCGGCGCGTCCGCGCGCTGATCGTCGC belongs to Acidobacteriota bacterium and includes:
- the modA gene encoding molybdate ABC transporter substrate-binding protein; its protein translation is MAAGVLSLAAAVVAIVSVGCAGRAPADRPRPSATVFAAASLQSVLDDLAPRIARDIGVDVHPSYAASSVLARQIEHGAPADLFISADQAWMDDAAAHGRIQAGSRVDLVGNALVLIAPAARPISLTLTAGAPIAAALAGGRLAVADPDTVPAGRYARAALTRLGVWQDVADRLAPADNVRAALLFVARGEAPLGIVYRTDAIAEPRVAIVDVFPAGTHPPIVYPAALTVTASPHSARVLDYLHSADAIAVFLRHGFTIVDPEHQGTRTE